Within Hemitrygon akajei unplaced genomic scaffold, sHemAka1.3 Scf000063, whole genome shotgun sequence, the genomic segment gtttttgtgacattgagggagaggttgttttcttgacaccactgcgtCAGGGTGataacttcctctctgtaggctgcatcgttattatttgagaaaaGGCCAATCAacgtagtgtcatcagcaaatttaattagcggaTTGGAGATGTGGGGGGGGGCAACACAGTcttgggtgtacagagagtaaaggagggggcttagtacacagccctgagggacatctgtgttgagggtcagtggGGGAGAAGTGAGGCTTACCATCTGCCGGTGATCTGactggaagtccaggatccagttgcataagGCTGGGTGAAGACACTCAGGTTTGTCTGTGAGTTTTTTTTTCGGCGGGAGacgaagagagaagacgctggtTGGAACAATCATAGGACACGATccgtgggagacccgtttgttcaagGTGGATTGTGAGCGACGTTCAGAAGGTGGTGGGTGCTTTCatgttgaccgagggcccagcgcatgagtgacagagaagttcaggaTGAGCTCCAACTCGTGCGCAttggactgtttaattaaaaGGGGCCCCCTTTCATTTCTCTACTAGCCCTTTATTTAAGTGAAGATTCATAACTATAATTCCCTTAATCCTATGCAGTGCACTGTGTATTATTTCGTGGCACACAAACACAAACTCTGCAgagtcttccctagacttacgcagccaagtcACAGCTATTGGGGCTCCAATAGCATTGACTCTTGTTCCTGtcccctgacactcacggaccactggcacactgctagtgtcttccacagtgaagacagatgcaaagtacccattaagttcatctgccatttcattgtcccctatTATGACCTCacgagcatcattttccagtggtccaataccaaatctcacctcccttttactctttgtgtaattgaaaaaaaaacttctggtatcccgctttatattattgactagacTGTCCTCagatttcaccttttcccttctgatacttttttggttgccttttgttggatttcaaGAGCTTCCAGACAATTAACTTCCGACTCACTTTTGCTatgttatatgccctttccttgcctTTTGTGCAGTCCTGAACTTTCCTTGTCAGACACACATGTGGATATTACGCAGCATTAACAGCATTCAGTGAAATGGGTCCATTGTAGAGGCACTTATTAGTAGAAACTTATGAATGGAATgactggggattaccaaacgttatgtgttttttcttgtgtggtctgttttgttgtgcgctttttttgtgatatcattccggagaacgttgtctcattttttaactgcattgcatttgtggtttctaaatgacaacaaactgaatctgaatctgaaatcaaAGCATCGAAATGGCAGGATACgttaagaaacaaaattaatgccTTAAGGGTAGAAATAGCATGCGTAATGGGATTTAAACTGGACATCCCATTCAATAAAGTTAAGAGAAAAGCCAGGGAAACAGTAAGGAAACACAGAATCCATACATGATACGATCAGCAGAACTGAAACATTACAGAATTCATACATACTTATCTCAGATTCTTCCTGTTTTAAACATCACGCGCTAAAGATGACCCATTCTAAATGAGACCTGTTGAATTTATCctggttatagaaacatagaaaacccacagcacaatacaggcccttcagtccacaaagttgtgccaaacatgtccctatctaggaaattactaggcttacctgcaGCCCTCAATTTTACTAagttctatgtacctatctagaagtctcttaaaaggccctgtcgtatccacctccaccaccattgccagcagcccattccacgcactcaccactctctgagtaaaaaacttacccctgtcatctcctcttacttactcctcagcaccttaaacctgtgtcctcttgtggcaaccatttcagccccgggaaaaagcctctgactatccacacgatcaatgcccctcatcgtgtgctatggactcggaccccaagatccctctgatcctccacactgccaagagttttaccattaatggtATAtactaccatcatatttgacctaccaaaatgaaccacctcactcttagaaacatagaaaataggtgcaggagtaggccatttggcccttcgagcctgcttgatcatggctgatcatccaactcaaaaccctgtacctgctttctctccataccccctgatccctttagccacaagggccatatctaacttcctcttaaatatagccaatgaaccggcctcaactgtttcctgtggcagagaattccacagattcaccactctctgtgtgaagaagcttttcctcatctcagtcctaaaaggcttcccctttatccttaaactttgACCCCTCgttctagacttccccaacatcggaaacaatcttcctgcatttagcctgtccaatccctttagaattttatacgtttcaataagataccccctcagtcttctaaattccagcgagtataagcctagtcgatccagtctttcttcatatgaaagtcctgccatcccaggaatcaatctggtgaaccttctttgtattccctctatggcaagaatgtctttcctcagattaggggaccaaaactgcacacaatactctaggtgcggtctcaccaaggccttgtacaactgcagtagaacctccctgctcctgtactcaaatcctcttgttatgaatgccaacgtaccattcgcctttttcaccacctgctgtacctgcatgcccaccttcaatgactggtgtacaatgacacccaggtctcgttacaCCTCCCCtatcctaatcggccaccgttcagataataatctgttttcctgttcttgcaaccaaagttgataacctcacatttatccacattaaattgcatctgccatgaatttgcccactcacttaacctatccaagtcaccctgcatcctcttagcatcctcctcacagctaacaccgctgcccagcttcgtgtcatccacaaacttggagatgctgcatttaattccctcgtctaaatcattaatatatattgtaaacaactggggtcccagcactgagccttgcggtaccccactagtcactgcctgccattctgaaaaggtcccgtttactcccactctttgcttcctgtctgccaaccaattctctatccacatcaataccatacccccaataccgtgtgctttaagtttgcacactaatctgtgtgggaccttgtcaaaagccttttgaaaatctaaatatatcacatccactggctctcccctatccactctactagttacatcttcaaaaaattctataagattcgtcagacatgattttcctttcacaaatccatgctgactttgtccgatgatttcacctctttccaaatgtgctgttatcacatctttgataactgactctagcattttccccaccactgatgtcagactaaccggtctataattccccggtttttctctccttccttttttaaaaagtggggttacattagccaccctccaatcctcaggaactaatccagaatcaaaggagttttgaaaaattatcactaatgcatccactatttcttcggctacttccttaagcactctgggatgcagaccatctggccctggggatttatctgcctttaatcccttcaatttacctaacaccacttccctactaacatgtacttccctcagtttctccatctcactagaccctcggtcccttactatttccggaagattatttatgtctttcgtgaagacagaaccaaagtagttattcaattggtctgccatgtctttgttctctatgatcaattcacctgtttctgactgtaagggacctacatttgtcttgaccaatctttttcttttcacatatttataaaagcttttacagtcagtttttatgttccctgccagctttctctcataatcttttttccctttcctaattaagccctttgtcctcctctgctggtctctggatttctcccagtcctcaggtgtgccgctttttttttgctaatttatatgtttcttctttggacctgatactatccctaatttcccttgtcatccacgggtgcactaccttccctggtttattcttttgccaaactgggatgaacaattgttgtagttcatccatgcgatctttaaatgcttgccattgcatatccaccgtcaacccgttaagtatcatttgccagtctatcttagctaatttacgtctcataccttcaaagttacccttctttaagttcagaacctttgtttctgaattaactatgtcactctccattttaatgaagaattccacattATTGTGGTctctcttacccaaggggcctcgcatgacaagattgctaactaacccttcttcattgctcaatacccaatccagaacgGCCTGCTCTCtaattggttcctcgacatgttggttcagaaaaccatccctcatacattccaagaaatcctcttcctcagcacccttatcaatttggttcacccaatctatatgtagattgaagtcacccattataactactgttcctttattgcacacatttctaatttcctgtttaataccatccccaacctcaccactactgttaggtggcctgtacacaactcccaccagcgttttctgccccttagtgttatgcagctctatccacatcgattccacatcctccaggctaatgtccttcctttctattgtgttaatctcctctctaaccagcaatgctaccccacctccttttctttcctgtctatccctcctgaatattgaatatccctggatgttgagctcccatccttggtcaccctggagccatgtctctgtgatcccaattatatcatattcattaataactacctgcacattcaattcatccaccttgttacgaatgctcctcgcatcaacacacaaagccttcaggcttgtttttacaacactcttagcccttatacaattatgttgaaaagtggccctttttgctttttgccctggatttgcctgcctgccacttttcaccttactactttttgcttctaccctcattttacacccccgtctctctgcacttgttcccatccccctgccacattagtttaaatcctcctgaacagcagaagcaaacgctccccctaggacagtGATTCCAGttcagcccaggtgcagaccgtcctgtttataccggtcccacctcccccagaactggttccaatgccccagaagtTTGAATCCCTcctccttgcaccatttttcaagccatgtatttatctgaaatatcctcctatttctactctgactagcacgtggcactggtagtaatccagagattattactttTGTGGTCCtattttttagtttatctcctaactccctaaattcaccttgtaggacctcaacccgttttttacctatatcgttggtacctatgcgcaccacgaccactggctgttcaccctcccattccagaatgtcctgcagccgctcagagacatccttgacccttgcaccagggaggcaacataccatcctgaagtctcatttgcggccgcagaaacacctatctattccccattccccttacaatcgaatcccctatcactatagctctcctactccttttccttccctcctgtgccgcagagccacccatggtgcaatgaactcggctggggttaccttcccctgatgagacatctcccccaacagtatccaaaacagtatgtctgtttaggagggagatgacctcaggggactcctgcactacctgcctactgctacgctgtctagtggccaccccttccctttctgcctgtgtagcctttacctgtggtgtggccaactcactgaacgtgctattcacgacttcctcagcatcgcggatgctccagtatgaatccactcgcagctccagacgctcaatgcggtctgctagaagctgcagctggtcacaattcctgcacacatagtcgtcagggacactggaagtatccctgatttcccacatgctgcagacCTACCCAATAcctgcctcaacttttgaaactttctcctttgaaaggaacttacccggccttacctcacttggagtgaagctcgtcctcagcctctgctcaccgaAGCCACTCAAGataaagccttcctactctgtccccCTCTACTCCGTCTCCATTTAGAATGTCACCCACTCTGTctaactgttctctttaaatacaCACGCTGCTCACGGTCCGACTTACACgcgcttgtgcagtcgtgcccccattaaactgccgaagaaaactcttatctgggttgaaccccatctgccacttctcagcccagttttgcatcctattaatgtcctgctgtaacctctgacagccctccacactatccacaacacctccgacctttatcatcagcaaattcactaacccttccctccacttcctcatccaggtcacttataaaaatcacaaagagtaggggtcccagaacagatccctgatgcacaccactggtcaataactcaaataaccttgtaaatcttctctgtactctttctatagtatccacatacttcctgtagtgaggtgacccgaactgaacacagtactccaagtggggtttaacTAATGTCTTTAacagctgcaacatttcctcacGGCTCCATAGTCCTATAGTCCTAGAAGAACAAGAGGGAGAAATAAAACGATGGGATGGATGAGGTAATTTGCGTTTATATTAATGCTAGTTTTATCGTGTTTAAGGGTGGGAAACTTAAAATATGAATTTGCCTCTGGGCTATAATCTTGTGCAATTACGGAGACTTAGTCAAATAACTGTCGTGATTATAATACAGGTTTTAAAAAATTGAATATTTTTTATTCTGTTTTtccacaaacaaacaaaaaaaaatacagcacataCACAAAAACCACAACCTtaaacaaaatcaaattaaatattgagcagcaaaagggagaataaTATAAAGGCAAAAGTAAACATACACAGCAGAGGTGCATCACACCAAAAaacctcagtcctcaccccgtaagaaagtccaatacagggccccatatcctttcaaagatgtcccctctgtccccattacatagtctcagtctctccaaatgtaaagtatttgccagttctctcagccacagatcATACATAGGCGCAGAGTCTATTTTCCACTTTTGCAGAATTAACTTCTTAGCAATCACCATTTCAAACAATGCAGCTATATTTTCTTACTTATTGGCTGAAGAAAGGTAGCTTGTTGCTCCAGGGATGGCTATGAGCTGGTCTGGTTCCCACCGATTCCCATAAGCCTCcgagaaacagtgaaaaatactTTTCCAGTATGCATAAAGCTCACAACATGACCAGAATGAATGTGACAAGTTACTGTGGATCCAGGTTTATTTATGCTAGGAATATCCGGGGAGGTAAAAGGTGGATTTGAGGTAGGATAATATTGATGGGAAATATAATAACTGTACTCAGGGGGTCATAAAAGAGGGTCGTTGATCGAAATCAACATATATATAAAAGAGACCAGTGATACTGAAAAGCACAAAATAAGAAGCACAAAGATACTTACCTTTTCAGTcctacttctcaacttccttcctaacttcctggagtcgttttttcaggacctcttccctatttctacctatgtcattggtgccaatatgtaccacgacctctggctgttctccctcccactacaGGATGTCTTGGACACGATCCGAAACattccagaccctggcacctgggaggcaaactaccatccgtgcttctttcctgcatccacagaatcgcctgtctgaccccctaactatagagaccactatcactactgccttcctcttcctttccctacccttctgagctacagggccagactctgtcaGAGGCACGGctactgtcgcttcccccaggtagattgttcccccccccccccaacagtactcaagcaggagtacttattgtcaaggggtacagccactggggtactctctagtacctgactctttcccttccctctcctgactgtgacccatttctctgtcccccatggccctggtgtgaccatctGCATATAActcctccctatcacctcctcactctccctgaccaggcgaaggtcatcgagctgcatctccagttccctaactcggtccctcaggagctgcagctcgacacacctggtacAGATATAGACGtcggggaggctgggagactccaggaccacccctccccccaccacacctaacaccgagcacagaaaactggcctcagaCACATACTTTCTCCTTTCCGAAAATAGCACagcgagaataggaataggatgaggtggaggataaatgcgtggctgacagattggagcagggggcagggattcagatttctggatcattgggacctcttttggggcaggtgtgacctgtacaaaaaggacgggttgcacttgaatcccaggtgACCAATATCAGCAGACAGTATCAGCGCAGGGAAGTGGGCTTTCGGTGTTTATGGTCCATGCCCCGAAAAAGAACCAGTTTGATTCTCAatacaaataaatgaagggaaaagTGGTGGACGGAAGAAGATTGGAAAGAATGGTAAGCACAGGGAAGTGTAGGCGCTGGTAATCCGTTCgcgctgtcataggaaaggaCGAAGAAGCGCGAAAACAAATAAGGAAGGTGCCTTCCGGACATGGAAAGAGCAACATGGTAGAACTTGTAAAATGAGTGTGAGGTTGCTTGACAAATGGAGAGGTTGGAGCAGGAAATTGAAGCTGGCTGATTGGACAAGTCATGTGATTGCGAATGAGTAGGGGGAAAATTAATTCCCAGCCACCAATTCTGGAGCATTACATTACCCCTGCtgacatggatcaacacctgacTCCTGGATCTCACTACACATTTTCCGCTCACCTCCTAATTGGGGCTATTTTCCAGGAACCTCCTGAAGAATGTCGAACTTAATCGCCAGCTGTCCatttctctctgcagactcttgcCGACCCACATAGTTCCTCGAGCAGAGTCTCGTGCTTGTGGTCCCAGGATATCAGATTCCTGTGTCTCTTTTTCTTTGTAAGGCAGACTCAGTGGAACAAAGAATACTAAGCTGCAACTGTTTTTCTACTTGTAAAAATAAAACTATACTTACTTTGTCTTCCCATCCCTTCTAATATCTTGCATATTAGACTTTATCTTTTTCATGGTGATATTGTGAATGCAACATATCACAGAATATGTGACGTAATGACGGTCCATTCACAAATTTTCACTCGGAGCACTTCTTGGCTTACTATAGGGGAAAGAGCCATCTAACTTCACACCTTCTTCCACAGGGATAAATTCTACATATGAATGAACAGAAGCAACATATTGATCTCTTCAGCCGCTGATGTATTGCCAGCAGAACCGGATTTCGAGTTGAGTTCGAACTTGGTCAGGTCCTTGCACGCTATCTATTCGTTCTAGATtcagcgtcgagctagcaactccgCCTCGAAAAAAATAAGTCAAATTAACGATAAGTTTTCTGGCCGATGCACCTCAGGTCCGGGAGAGCAATGAAAAAAGTGATCTGCACGTATCACAAACGGAGAAAAATAAATCTATATATACAAAGATTTTTGAAGTGCTGTACGATAGTAAGAGATTGCCAAACAAAGAACCATGCACATTACGGTTGATGCCATATTCATACTGAATATCATTCTCTTGTTCATATTACATTTCCCCAGATGCAttttaaaagaaagaaatatcaaGCTCACGAAGGCAGATTATCAGAACGCAACTGGAATTCAGCAAAGTTTAAATTGTCAGTTAAAATATGGGAATCATTTAAGTAGATCTTTCTTAAATGTACTCGGACCTATTTCAGCTTGAGAAGCTTATGCTCCACATGAAGATTTGGAAACTTGTGGCTACCTCAATAAATGAGCGGTGATATCAAGCTTTGGAAAAGGATAAACGACATTTATTTCAGAAGCAGAAAGCGAAGGTAGAGGCAGAGATGCCGGAGATCAGTTTCTAATAACCGAGTGAAATTAGTGTAAATCTAGAAGATCGTTGAAGCTGAATATTTGGACGGCTCCACAGGAGATCTGGTAAATTGATAAACACGCTCATAGGGGCTCACATGAAACACAGGAATAGTGGATGAACACACTACTCCAATCGACAGTGGTGTCAACAATGAGATTGAGGGTGGGGATGCTCAGATGCCGACGGGAGATCACTAACCGTCAGGACAGGGAGAGGAAAACACAACACCGCGATTGCAAAATCCCTGCTTTCATAGTTTTAGTCATTGCTGTGGCGGGATATTTCACAGCAGTCTTTAGTTGCTCTCGGAACTTGCATTGTGTCACTGCGTAAATAAGTgtatttgtgcagcagctgaaattctgcAGTAAATATCCGACTTGCTGAAATATATATTCAGAATCGTTCTGACTGGTTCCTCTAATGTTGTAATAGATGAAGTCTGAAACGTACGTCAGCCACAGGATAATAAAACTACCGGAGATGGTGAaaagtaaaatcacagacctcctcctgctctccatctcaggGTCACTGCGATTCTCCGCACTTCGTTCACCCCTTAGGCCCTTACGAACACGACTGGCttctaaaatgtgtctgactgtcagagcgttcagCAGCAAAATTACTGCAAAAGGAATTAGTGGAGTTAAAATGGTGTCAAACCAATTAAATCCCACCCAAAGTGGATCTGCATAGTAACTACGTTTCGTAATGCAGAACCACTCTACACCGTCATAACGTTCTCCAGGTTCATATGCAAAATACAGGGGTACATCTTTCAGACAGAGAAGAATACCGGCAGTGGCTAGAACCGtcgccgcagttttcccggtgcaatactttgtccGGAAATTATCACAACATATGGCAACATATCGATCGaaagtgaaggtgacggtgaaccaaaCTGAACATTCTACGGATGCACGTTTCAGCACGATGACCACACGGCACACAGTGGTAATATCCAGGAAATTCAATGGGAAATAATGATAATTGATCCGGTCCAAAACAGCCTGAGTAAAAATAACCAACAGATCTGCCGCtgacatggccaccaggtagcgactGGTGCagctggagaggccgcactttccccgagataggattaCCATCGCCAAAACATTCACTGCAGAAAGAGAGACGGTGAGATATTGGACATACAGTAAAACTGTAATCTGAGCAATTACAGCAAATGTGTGTGATTAAATACGGATAACACCAACGTCCTCGCACTGCACACGGCAGAATTTAGGTTACAGTAGAAGGAGGAAGGTATGGATTGAAAGGCCGGAGGGAACGAGAAATACGGGAAGGCGACCTGTAGTTTCAAAATTTCAAATATGCTAATAACCTCTCCAAGGCACTTTTTAAAACGCA encodes:
- the LOC140721879 gene encoding probable G-protein coupled receptor 139; the protein is MVILSRGKCGLSSCTSRYLVAMSAADLLVIFTQAVLDRINYHYFPLNFLDITTVCRVVIVLKRASVECSVWFTVTFTFDRYVAICCDNFRTKYCTGKTAATVLATAGILLCLKDVPLYFAYEPGERYDGVEWFCITKRSYYADPLWVGFNWFDTILTPLIPFAVILLLNALTVRHILEASRVRKGLRGERSAENRSDPEMESRRRSVILLFTISGSFIILWLTYVSDFIYYNIRGTSQNDSEYIFQQVGYLLQNFSCCTNTLIYAVTQCKFREQLKTAVKYPATAMTKTMKAGILQSRCCVFLSLS